A genomic window from Verrucomicrobiia bacterium includes:
- a CDS encoding cytochrome c oxidase subunit II: MDIFYKILGLPPVASDRGHLVDNFIVYIHFLMVALFFGWLVYFAFTLYRFHKNRSPKANYFGVRNHFSTYIEVAVVAVEASLLLFFAVPLWGDVVGKFPKESESTVIQIVAQQFAWNARYAGMDGQFGAQDMKFVSSDNVFGVDPADPKGKDDVQVLNEIHVPVNKPVICYVSSKDVIHSFRVVAMRVTQDAIPGMRIPTWFKPTKIGTYQIYCAQLCGNGHASMAGGRLVVQSQDDFNKWLASKSGATTSFE, from the coding sequence ATGGATATCTTTTACAAAATTCTCGGGCTCCCGCCCGTGGCCTCCGACCGCGGCCACCTGGTGGACAATTTCATCGTTTACATCCACTTCCTGATGGTGGCGTTGTTCTTTGGCTGGCTCGTTTACTTTGCCTTCACGCTCTACCGCTTCCACAAGAACCGGTCGCCGAAAGCCAACTATTTCGGTGTCCGCAACCATTTCTCGACCTACATCGAAGTGGCGGTGGTGGCGGTGGAAGCCTCCCTGTTGCTGTTCTTTGCCGTGCCACTCTGGGGCGACGTCGTGGGCAAGTTCCCCAAGGAAAGCGAATCCACCGTCATCCAGATCGTCGCCCAGCAATTCGCCTGGAACGCCCGTTACGCCGGCATGGACGGCCAGTTCGGCGCGCAGGATATGAAGTTCGTCAGCAGTGACAACGTGTTCGGCGTCGATCCCGCCGACCCCAAGGGCAAGGACGATGTGCAGGTGCTCAATGAAATCCACGTGCCCGTCAACAAGCCGGTCATCTGCTACGTCAGTTCGAAGGACGTAATTCATTCGTTCCGCGTCGTGGCCATGCGCGTCACGCAGGACGCCATTCCCGGCATGCGCATTCCCACGTGGTTCAAGCCCACCAAGATTGGCACCTACCAAATCTACTGCGCCCAGCTCTGCGGCAACGGCCACGCCAGCATGGCGGGCGGCCGCCTGGTCGTCCAAAGCCAGGACGACTTCAACAAGTGGCTCGCCTCAAAATCCGGCGCCACCACGAGCTTCGAATAA